In one Curtobacterium citreum genomic region, the following are encoded:
- a CDS encoding FHA domain-containing protein — MPEPVVPQPDGQKTPEQRLVDTTLTFSMDMGAALTAESGVSTEERDAINALPSGSALLVVRRGPNVGARFLLDSDVTTAGRHPDADIFLDDVTVSRKHAEFLRHGTAFSVKDNGSLNGTYFDGVRIDEALLTDGSEVQVGKFRLTFYASRVDLARLANA, encoded by the coding sequence ATGCCAGAGCCAGTGGTTCCGCAGCCGGACGGTCAGAAGACCCCGGAACAGCGGCTGGTCGACACCACCCTGACCTTCAGCATGGACATGGGGGCAGCACTCACCGCGGAGTCGGGGGTCTCGACCGAGGAACGCGACGCGATCAACGCGCTCCCGTCCGGATCGGCGCTCCTCGTCGTGCGCCGCGGTCCGAACGTGGGTGCGCGGTTCCTCCTCGACTCCGACGTCACGACGGCCGGGCGCCACCCGGACGCCGACATCTTCCTCGACGACGTGACGGTCTCGCGCAAGCACGCCGAGTTCCTGCGGCACGGGACGGCCTTCAGCGTCAAGGACAACGGGTCGCTCAACGGCACGTACTTCGACGGCGTCCGCATCGACGAAGCGCTGCTCACCGACGGGTCCGAGGTCCAGGTCGGCAAGTTCCGCCTCACCTTCTACGCCTCCCGGGTCGACCTGGCGCGCCTGGCGAACGCGTAG
- a CDS encoding MerR family transcriptional regulator, whose translation MSGTDTPGTESEMTRYDLGLLFTDGLPEHDEQNGYRGTVAARAAGISYRQLDYWARTELVQPTIRGAAGSGSQRLYGFRDILVLKLVKRLLDTGISLQQIRTAVNQLRESGVSDLAQTTLMSDGASVYLCTSDDEVIDLVSRGQGVFGIAVGKVLREVESSLVELDATPAADPDDELAARRASRAS comes from the coding sequence ATGAGTGGGACTGACACCCCCGGTACCGAGTCCGAGATGACCCGGTACGACCTCGGCCTGCTCTTCACCGACGGTCTCCCCGAACACGACGAGCAGAACGGCTACCGCGGCACCGTCGCCGCCCGTGCAGCCGGCATCTCGTACCGCCAGCTCGACTACTGGGCCCGCACCGAGCTCGTCCAGCCGACGATCCGCGGGGCCGCCGGCTCCGGGTCGCAGCGGCTGTACGGCTTCCGCGACATCCTCGTGCTCAAGCTCGTGAAGCGTCTGCTCGACACGGGCATCTCGCTGCAGCAGATCCGCACCGCGGTGAACCAGCTCCGAGAGTCGGGCGTGTCCGACCTCGCCCAGACGACGCTCATGTCGGACGGCGCCTCGGTCTACCTGTGCACCTCCGACGACGAGGTCATCGACCTCGTGTCCCGCGGCCAGGGCGTCTTCGGCATCGCGGTGGGCAAGGTCCTGCGCGAGGTCGAGAGCTCCCTCGTCGAGCTCGACGCCACCCCGGCGGCCGACCCCGACGACGAGCTCGCAGCGCGCCGCGCTTCGCGCGCGTCCTGA
- a CDS encoding transcriptional regulator FtsR, translated as MAARSAAARAGSAVPDLLTIGQVIARLKPDFPDLSSSKLRFLEERELVTPIRTASGYRKFSAADVERLRIVLGLQRDHYLPLKVIKDYLADLDAGRDPVLPGGGDAPKPSILARERRFTRDETIRAAGATPMLLSDAVSASLLPAADTYADDSVAVLKALVELQRTGIEPRHLRTMRGVAEREVGLIESALMPVSRRGDATSRAKATELAREIAAHLEVIRSSLIRSAIGRLDG; from the coding sequence GTGGCGGCGCGGTCCGCCGCGGCCCGGGCGGGGTCCGCGGTCCCGGACCTGCTCACCATCGGGCAGGTCATCGCACGCCTCAAGCCCGACTTCCCGGACCTGTCGAGCTCCAAGCTGCGCTTCCTCGAGGAACGCGAGCTCGTCACGCCGATCCGCACGGCGAGCGGCTACCGGAAGTTCTCGGCGGCCGACGTCGAGCGGCTCCGCATCGTGCTCGGCCTGCAGCGCGACCACTACCTGCCGCTCAAGGTCATCAAGGACTACCTCGCCGACCTCGACGCGGGGCGCGACCCCGTCCTCCCCGGTGGTGGGGACGCGCCGAAGCCGTCGATCCTCGCGCGAGAGCGGCGCTTCACACGGGACGAGACCATCCGGGCGGCCGGGGCCACGCCGATGCTCCTGTCCGACGCCGTCTCGGCCTCGCTGCTCCCCGCCGCGGACACCTACGCCGACGACTCGGTCGCGGTGCTCAAGGCGCTCGTCGAACTGCAGCGGACCGGCATCGAGCCGCGGCACCTCCGCACCATGCGGGGCGTGGCCGAGCGCGAGGTCGGGTTGATCGAGTCCGCCCTCATGCCGGTGTCCCGTCGCGGTGACGCCACCTCGCGGGCGAAGGCCACCGAGCTCGCACGGGAGATCGCGGCGCACCTCGAGGTCATCCGGTCGAGCCTGATCCGCTCGGCCATCGGTCGTCTCGACGGATGA
- a CDS encoding chitinase, producing the protein MAARRLSPLRVAVAVLAVVAVGAGGYVGFDRWQSAHAAESEKPWFAAYTDVTVTPTFAFEDVKSARGRDVMLSFVVADHDAACTPTWGSAYTLDGAADTLDLDRRIARLEQQDGEVGVSFGGLANDELATTCTDPKDLVAAYASVVQRYDVSTVDFDVEGDDLTNRAGGERRAAAVAELQQARRAAGHPLAVWLTLPAAPSGLTTDGTTAVSQFLAAGVDLAGVNAMTMDFGEGKGSSQSMYSASVQTLQEVHRQLGVLYDRAGTPLGDATLWRKVGATPMIGQNDVRDEVFGLADARKLNAWARDQGLGRMSMWSLNRDTTCGTNYVNLSTVSNSCSGVDQGGQLFADVLGKGFGGRITAAAGDVTTAEPSATEQPTDDPSTSPYPVWSADAAYLEGTKIVWHHNVYEAKWWTSGDLPDDPVLSAYETPWRLVGPVLPGERPVQPLTLPVGTFPAWSGEAVHDTGDRVLFHGVPYQAKWWNTGDSPEASTSDPDGSPWVRLKDAEIERILADQRAGKSIPSSAATGAPSVPASAAPTGSPTASPSVGR; encoded by the coding sequence ATGGCCGCGCGTCGCCTGTCGCCGCTCCGCGTCGCCGTCGCGGTCCTGGCCGTCGTCGCCGTCGGTGCCGGTGGGTACGTCGGTTTCGACCGCTGGCAGTCCGCCCACGCCGCCGAGTCCGAGAAGCCGTGGTTCGCGGCCTACACCGACGTGACGGTCACGCCGACCTTCGCGTTCGAGGACGTCAAGTCCGCCCGAGGCCGAGACGTCATGCTGTCCTTCGTGGTCGCCGACCACGACGCCGCCTGCACGCCGACCTGGGGTTCCGCGTACACGCTGGACGGCGCCGCGGACACGCTCGACCTCGACCGCCGGATCGCCCGGCTCGAGCAGCAGGACGGCGAGGTCGGCGTCTCGTTCGGCGGTCTCGCGAACGACGAGCTCGCGACGACCTGCACCGACCCGAAGGACCTCGTCGCCGCGTACGCGTCGGTGGTGCAGCGGTACGACGTCAGCACCGTCGACTTCGACGTCGAGGGCGACGACCTGACGAACCGCGCCGGGGGTGAGCGCCGGGCGGCCGCGGTCGCCGAGCTCCAGCAGGCACGCCGGGCGGCGGGGCACCCCCTCGCCGTGTGGCTGACCCTGCCGGCGGCGCCGTCCGGGCTGACCACGGACGGCACGACGGCGGTGTCGCAGTTCCTGGCGGCCGGCGTCGACCTGGCCGGTGTCAACGCGATGACGATGGACTTCGGCGAGGGGAAGGGGTCGAGCCAGAGCATGTACTCGGCCTCGGTGCAGACCCTGCAGGAGGTCCACCGGCAGCTCGGGGTCCTGTACGACCGTGCCGGCACGCCCCTCGGTGACGCGACGCTCTGGCGGAAGGTCGGCGCGACGCCGATGATCGGTCAGAACGACGTCCGTGACGAGGTCTTCGGGCTCGCCGACGCGCGGAAGCTCAACGCCTGGGCACGCGACCAGGGGCTCGGCCGGATGTCCATGTGGTCGCTCAACCGCGACACCACGTGCGGGACGAACTACGTCAACCTGTCGACCGTGTCGAACTCGTGCTCCGGGGTCGACCAGGGCGGCCAGCTCTTCGCGGACGTGCTCGGCAAGGGCTTCGGTGGTCGCATCACCGCGGCGGCCGGCGACGTGACGACGGCCGAGCCGAGCGCCACCGAGCAGCCGACGGACGACCCCTCGACGAGCCCGTACCCGGTGTGGAGCGCGGACGCCGCCTACCTCGAGGGCACGAAGATCGTCTGGCACCACAACGTCTACGAGGCGAAGTGGTGGACCTCCGGCGACCTGCCCGACGACCCGGTGCTGAGCGCGTACGAGACGCCGTGGCGACTCGTGGGCCCGGTGCTGCCGGGGGAGCGCCCGGTGCAGCCGCTGACGCTCCCGGTGGGGACCTTCCCAGCCTGGTCGGGCGAGGCGGTCCACGACACCGGCGACCGGGTCCTGTTCCACGGCGTGCCGTACCAGGCGAAGTGGTGGAACACGGGCGACAGCCCCGAGGCGTCGACGAGCGACCCCGACGGGTCGCCCTGGGTGCGGCTCAAGGACGCGGAGATCGAGCGGATCCTCGCGGACCAGCGGGCCGGGAAGTCGATCCCGTCGTCGGCCGCCACCGGCGCGCCGTCCGTACCGGCATCCGCTGCGCCGACGGGGTCACCGACCGCGTCGCCGTCCGTCGGGCGGTGA
- a CDS encoding pyruvate carboxylase: MFSKILVANRGEIAIRAFRAAYELGARTVAVYPYEDRNSLHRLKADEAYVIGERGHPVRAYLDVAEIIRVARESGADAIYPGYGFLSENPELAAAAAANGITFIGPGEHVLEMAGNKVTAKEHAVAAGVPVLASTPASRDVDELLAGADAIGFPVFAKAVAGGGGRGMRRVETKAELRAALEEAMREADSAFGDPTMFLEQAVIRPRHIEVQVLADATGTGAGTIHLFERDCSVQRRNQKVVEIAPAPDLDPSIAAALHRDAVAFARSIGYVNAGTVEFLLDTEGERAGQHVFIEMNPRIQVEHTVTEEVTDVDLVQSQMRIAAGETLADLGLTQDTVSVHGAALQTRITTEDPTQGFRPDTGRITTYRSPGGAGVRLDGGTVATGAQISPHFDSMLAKMTCRGRDFPAAVARAKRALAEFRIRGVSTNIPFLQAVLDDPDFARGDVSTKFIEERPQLFGGHVSKDRGTKVLGWLADVTVNKPNGERRPQTVEPSEKLPAVDLSTPPPAGQRDRLVAMGPAAWARSLREQTALAVTETTMRDAHQSLLATRVRTKDLVAVAPHVARLTPQLLSVEAWGGATYDVALRFLGEDPWERLSALRAAMPNLPIQMLLRGRNTVGYTPYPTEVTDAFVAEAAATGVDVFRVFDALNDVSQLRPALEAVLATDTAVAEAALCYSGDLLDPAEDLYTLDYYLRLAEQMVEAGAHVIGIKDMAGLLRAGAAERLVGALRERFDQPVHVHTHDTAGGQLATLLAAARAGADAVDVAAAPMAGTTSQPSMSALVAALAHTERDTGLDLAAVGALEPYWEAVRRAYAPFESGLPGPTGRVYHHEIPGGQLSNLRQQAIALGLGDRFEQVEDWYAEANRILGRPTKVTPSSKVVGDLALQLAAVDADPADFEENPQKYDVPDSVVGFMAGELGDLPGGWPEPFRSKVLAGRDVRLEVTPVPDAERAHLATPGPERQQALNRLLFPQPTRQFASVREQYGDLSVVPTVDYLYGLRPGQEHVVPLGRGVNLFVGLEAIGEVDERGMRTVMATLNGQLRPVSVRDRSVEVETKAAERADKADPKHVAAPFSGVVTLKVAVGDVVEAGQAVASIEAMKMEAAITAPVSGTVGRLAIPATQQVDAGDLLVVLQ; this comes from the coding sequence GTGTTCAGCAAGATCCTCGTGGCGAACCGTGGCGAGATCGCCATCCGCGCGTTCCGTGCCGCGTACGAGCTGGGGGCGCGGACCGTCGCCGTCTACCCGTACGAGGACCGCAACTCCCTGCACCGTCTGAAGGCCGACGAGGCGTACGTCATCGGCGAGCGGGGCCACCCCGTCCGCGCGTACCTCGACGTCGCCGAGATCATCCGGGTCGCCCGCGAGTCGGGCGCCGACGCGATCTACCCCGGTTACGGCTTCCTGTCCGAGAACCCCGAGCTCGCGGCGGCCGCCGCGGCGAACGGCATCACCTTCATCGGCCCCGGCGAGCACGTCCTCGAGATGGCCGGCAACAAGGTCACCGCGAAGGAGCACGCGGTCGCGGCTGGTGTCCCCGTCCTCGCGAGCACCCCGGCGAGCCGCGACGTCGACGAGCTCCTCGCCGGTGCGGACGCGATCGGCTTCCCGGTCTTCGCGAAGGCCGTCGCCGGTGGTGGTGGTCGCGGCATGCGGCGTGTCGAGACGAAGGCCGAGCTCCGTGCCGCCCTCGAGGAGGCCATGCGCGAGGCCGACAGCGCCTTCGGTGACCCGACGATGTTCCTCGAGCAGGCCGTCATCCGGCCGCGGCACATCGAGGTGCAGGTCCTCGCCGACGCCACGGGCACCGGGGCCGGCACGATCCACCTGTTCGAGCGCGACTGCTCGGTGCAGCGCCGGAACCAGAAGGTGGTGGAGATCGCCCCTGCGCCGGACCTCGACCCGTCGATCGCCGCCGCCCTGCACCGCGACGCCGTCGCGTTCGCCCGGTCGATCGGGTACGTCAACGCCGGCACCGTGGAGTTCCTGCTGGACACCGAGGGCGAGCGCGCCGGGCAGCACGTCTTCATCGAGATGAACCCGCGCATCCAGGTCGAGCACACCGTGACCGAGGAGGTGACGGACGTCGACCTCGTGCAGTCGCAGATGCGCATCGCCGCGGGGGAGACCCTCGCCGACCTCGGCCTGACGCAGGACACCGTCAGCGTGCACGGCGCCGCCCTCCAGACCCGCATCACGACCGAGGACCCCACCCAGGGCTTCCGACCGGACACCGGGCGCATCACCACCTACCGCAGCCCGGGCGGCGCGGGCGTGCGGCTCGACGGCGGCACGGTCGCGACCGGCGCGCAGATCAGCCCGCACTTCGACTCGATGCTCGCGAAGATGACCTGCCGCGGCAGGGACTTCCCGGCGGCCGTCGCCCGCGCGAAGCGTGCGCTCGCGGAGTTCCGCATCCGCGGGGTCAGCACGAACATCCCGTTCCTGCAGGCCGTGCTCGACGACCCCGACTTCGCCCGCGGCGACGTCTCGACGAAGTTCATCGAGGAGCGCCCGCAGCTCTTCGGCGGCCACGTGTCGAAGGACCGCGGCACGAAGGTGCTCGGCTGGCTCGCCGACGTGACGGTGAACAAGCCGAACGGCGAGCGGCGCCCGCAGACCGTCGAGCCGAGCGAGAAGCTCCCGGCGGTCGACCTGTCGACCCCGCCGCCGGCCGGGCAGCGCGACCGGCTGGTCGCGATGGGTCCGGCGGCGTGGGCCCGGTCGCTCCGTGAGCAGACCGCCCTCGCCGTCACCGAGACGACGATGCGCGACGCCCACCAGTCACTCCTGGCGACCCGGGTCCGCACGAAGGACCTCGTCGCGGTCGCCCCGCACGTCGCCCGGTTGACCCCCCAGCTGCTCAGCGTCGAGGCCTGGGGCGGTGCGACGTACGACGTCGCGCTCCGGTTCCTCGGCGAGGACCCCTGGGAACGACTGAGCGCCCTGCGGGCCGCGATGCCGAACCTGCCGATCCAGATGCTGCTGCGCGGCCGGAACACGGTCGGCTACACGCCGTACCCGACCGAGGTCACCGACGCGTTCGTCGCCGAGGCCGCGGCCACCGGCGTCGACGTCTTCCGCGTGTTCGACGCCCTGAACGACGTGTCGCAGCTGCGTCCCGCGCTCGAGGCCGTGCTCGCCACCGACACGGCCGTCGCCGAGGCAGCCCTCTGCTACTCCGGCGACCTGCTCGACCCCGCCGAGGACCTCTACACGCTCGACTACTACCTCCGGCTCGCGGAACAGATGGTCGAGGCCGGCGCGCACGTCATCGGCATCAAGGACATGGCCGGCCTGCTCCGCGCGGGTGCGGCCGAGCGGCTCGTCGGCGCCCTGCGGGAGCGCTTCGACCAGCCCGTCCACGTGCACACGCACGACACGGCCGGCGGACAGCTCGCCACGCTCCTCGCCGCGGCCCGCGCGGGAGCGGACGCGGTGGACGTCGCGGCGGCCCCGATGGCCGGCACGACGAGCCAGCCGAGCATGTCCGCGCTCGTCGCCGCCCTGGCCCACACCGAGCGGGACACCGGGCTCGACCTGGCCGCGGTCGGCGCGCTCGAGCCCTACTGGGAGGCCGTTCGCCGCGCGTACGCGCCGTTCGAGTCCGGCCTGCCCGGGCCGACCGGCCGCGTGTACCACCACGAGATCCCGGGCGGGCAGCTCTCGAACCTCCGCCAGCAGGCCATCGCGCTCGGCCTCGGCGACCGCTTCGAGCAGGTCGAGGACTGGTACGCCGAGGCGAACCGCATCCTCGGTCGCCCGACCAAGGTCACGCCGTCCTCGAAGGTCGTCGGCGACCTCGCCCTGCAGCTCGCCGCGGTCGACGCCGACCCCGCCGACTTCGAGGAGAACCCCCAGAAGTACGACGTCCCGGACTCGGTCGTCGGCTTCATGGCCGGGGAGCTCGGCGACCTGCCCGGTGGCTGGCCGGAGCCGTTCCGGTCGAAGGTCCTCGCCGGGCGCGACGTCCGGCTCGAGGTCACCCCGGTGCCGGACGCCGAGCGCGCGCACCTCGCGACGCCCGGTCCCGAGCGGCAGCAGGCCCTGAACCGGCTGCTCTTCCCGCAGCCCACGCGCCAGTTCGCGAGTGTCCGCGAGCAGTACGGCGACCTGTCCGTCGTCCCGACCGTCGACTACCTCTACGGCCTGCGCCCCGGACAGGAGCACGTGGTGCCGCTCGGCCGCGGCGTGAACCTGTTCGTCGGGCTCGAGGCGATCGGCGAGGTGGACGAGCGCGGGATGCGCACGGTGATGGCGACCCTCAACGGCCAGCTCCGCCCCGTGTCCGTCCGCGACCGTTCGGTCGAGGTCGAGACCAAGGCCGCCGAACGCGCGGACAAGGCGGACCCGAAGCACGTCGCGGCCCCGTTCTCGGGTGTCGTGACGCTCAAGGTCGCCGTCGGTGACGTCGTCGAGGCCGGTCAGGCCGTGGCGAGCATCGAGGCGATGAAGATGGAAGCGGCCATCACGGCGCCCGTGTCGGGCACCGTCGGCCGTCTCGCGATCCCGGCGACCCAGCAGGTGGACGCCGGCGACCTCCTGGTGGTGCTGCAGTAA
- a CDS encoding ParA family protein, with the protein MHVLSVSSLKGGVGKTTVTLGLTSAAFAKGLRTLVVDLDPQSDVSTGLDIDISGHLNVADVLENPKEKVVRQAIAPSGWTKGSQGKVDVLVGSPSAINFDGPHPSIRDIWKLEEALANVEQDYELVLIDCAPSLNALTRTAWAASDRVTVVTEPGLFSVAAADRALRAIEEIRRGLSPRLQPLGIIVNRARVQSLEHQFRIKELRDMFGPLVLSPQLPERTSLQQAQGAAKPLHVWPGESAQEMARNFDQLLERIMRTGKIGPYAEGGAA; encoded by the coding sequence GTGCATGTACTCAGCGTGAGCTCCCTCAAGGGTGGTGTCGGCAAGACGACGGTGACGCTCGGCCTGACTTCGGCCGCGTTCGCCAAGGGACTGCGCACGCTGGTGGTGGACCTGGACCCGCAGTCGGACGTCTCCACCGGCCTCGACATCGACATCTCCGGACACCTCAACGTCGCCGACGTCCTCGAGAACCCGAAGGAGAAGGTCGTCCGTCAGGCGATCGCCCCGTCGGGCTGGACGAAGGGCTCGCAGGGCAAGGTCGACGTGCTCGTCGGCTCCCCCTCGGCGATCAACTTCGACGGTCCGCACCCCTCCATCCGGGACATCTGGAAGCTCGAGGAGGCGCTGGCGAACGTCGAGCAGGACTACGAGCTCGTGCTCATCGACTGCGCACCCTCGCTGAACGCCCTCACCCGCACCGCCTGGGCAGCGTCCGACCGCGTCACGGTGGTCACCGAGCCGGGGCTGTTCTCCGTCGCGGCTGCCGACCGTGCCCTCCGCGCGATCGAGGAGATCCGTCGCGGTCTCTCCCCCCGGCTGCAGCCCCTCGGCATCATCGTGAACCGGGCCCGCGTCCAGTCGCTCGAGCACCAGTTCCGCATCAAGGAGCTCCGCGACATGTTCGGTCCGCTCGTCCTGTCACCGCAGCTGCCCGAGCGCACCTCGCTCCAGCAGGCCCAGGGTGCCGCGAAGCCCCTGCACGTGTGGCCCGGCGAGTCCGCGCAGGAGATGGCGCGCAACTTCGACCAGCTGCTCGAGCGCATCATGCGCACGGGCAAGATCGGCCCGTACGCCGAGGGCGGCGCCGCCTAG
- a CDS encoding glycosyltransferase family 2 protein: MTEHRGAAPARRRQWGSERRTQPLDTLHARPSDRKLVSGRVAIILTIAFWVAYVVYTVIRQFLDYGTESFRFTTEALSYLVVVTFLTFSALMHLVARQGALERFATHVRVPRAELDRHFATGHTAPMTVLVPSYAEEPDVVATTLWSAALQEYPALRIVLLVDDAPFPTDPETAAKLDRTRAVATSIQQQLAAPSRRFQEALFAAEVEASRTPCASVETLRALVEHHRWADAWLRRHAREHEVVDHVDHFFHDQVLTGLADDLRLTAEALGAAVDSAVAGGTTVTEVTSERVLELHRRLAWTFTAEVTTFERKRYANLSHEANKAMNLNAYIGLLGGAYVADETASGTVLRPVADESAADLVLPASDYLLTLDADSVLLRDYCLRLVYFLEQPENERVAVTQTPYSSFRGAATRIERLAGATTDIQHILHQGMSRYAATFWVGANAVIRTRALRDIEEVETVGGFEVRRFVQDRTVIEDTESSVDLGMHGWTLVNYPERLSYSATPPDFGSLVVQRRRWANGGLLILPKYIRQVRERRARGERVGVVEMALRVNYMASIAWASFGLIFLLAYPYDSRLLSPMVLLAALPYFWMLGSDLRYCGYKRSDVFRIYGFNLVLMPVNVAGVLKSVQQMLTAKKIPFARTPKVRDRTAAPALYVLAPYAMVLFSVFTFARDAQAHNWGNAAFAVFNAVLASYAIVAYIGVWNSVVDVWMWATAWMYYDPEARRSRREARKAARSERRRARRGLVPEPVVVTEDWRAVLYFGDRGRTLTEQHVVSTGPQAVRSPHTATPDSRRAARAAEQGPARADQGTARADERSAA; the protein is encoded by the coding sequence ATGACCGAACACCGAGGCGCCGCCCCCGCGCGACGCCGGCAGTGGGGTTCCGAGCGGCGGACCCAGCCGCTCGACACCCTGCACGCGCGACCCAGCGACCGGAAGCTCGTCTCCGGCCGGGTCGCCATCATCCTGACCATCGCCTTCTGGGTCGCCTACGTGGTGTACACCGTGATCCGGCAGTTCCTCGACTACGGCACGGAGAGCTTCCGCTTCACGACCGAGGCGCTGTCGTACCTGGTGGTCGTCACGTTCCTGACGTTCTCGGCGCTCATGCACCTGGTCGCCCGCCAGGGTGCCCTCGAGCGCTTCGCGACCCACGTCCGCGTGCCCCGCGCCGAGCTCGACCGCCACTTCGCGACCGGTCACACCGCACCGATGACCGTCCTCGTGCCGAGCTACGCCGAGGAACCCGACGTCGTCGCGACGACGCTCTGGTCGGCCGCGCTGCAGGAGTACCCCGCGCTCCGCATCGTCCTGCTCGTCGACGACGCCCCGTTCCCGACCGACCCGGAGACCGCCGCCAAGCTCGACCGCACCCGGGCCGTCGCCACGTCGATCCAGCAGCAGCTCGCCGCACCGTCCCGTCGGTTCCAGGAGGCCCTGTTCGCGGCCGAGGTCGAGGCGTCCCGGACCCCGTGCGCGAGCGTCGAGACCCTGCGCGCCCTCGTCGAGCACCACCGCTGGGCGGACGCCTGGCTCCGGCGGCACGCCCGCGAGCACGAGGTCGTCGACCACGTCGACCACTTCTTCCACGACCAGGTGCTCACCGGGCTCGCCGACGACCTCCGGCTGACCGCCGAGGCGCTCGGGGCCGCGGTCGACAGCGCCGTCGCCGGCGGGACCACGGTCACCGAGGTCACGTCCGAGCGCGTGCTCGAGCTGCACCGCCGCCTCGCGTGGACCTTCACCGCCGAGGTGACGACGTTCGAGCGGAAGCGCTACGCGAACCTGTCGCACGAGGCGAACAAGGCGATGAACCTCAACGCCTACATCGGGCTGCTCGGCGGGGCCTACGTCGCCGACGAGACCGCGTCCGGCACCGTGCTCCGTCCGGTCGCCGACGAGTCCGCCGCGGACCTCGTCCTCCCCGCGTCCGACTACCTGCTCACCCTCGACGCCGACTCGGTCCTGCTCCGCGACTACTGCCTCCGGCTCGTGTACTTCCTCGAGCAGCCCGAGAACGAGCGCGTCGCGGTGACGCAGACGCCGTACTCGTCCTTCCGGGGCGCGGCGACCCGCATCGAGCGGCTGGCGGGCGCGACGACCGACATCCAGCACATCCTGCACCAGGGCATGTCCCGGTACGCCGCGACCTTCTGGGTCGGCGCGAACGCCGTGATCCGGACGCGGGCGCTGCGGGACATCGAGGAGGTCGAGACCGTCGGCGGCTTCGAGGTCCGCCGGTTCGTCCAGGACCGCACGGTGATCGAGGACACCGAGTCGAGCGTCGACCTCGGCATGCACGGCTGGACGCTCGTGAACTACCCCGAGCGGCTGTCGTACAGTGCGACGCCGCCGGACTTCGGGTCGCTCGTCGTCCAACGCCGCCGCTGGGCGAACGGCGGACTCCTCATCCTGCCGAAGTACATCCGGCAGGTCCGCGAGCGCCGCGCCCGGGGCGAACGGGTCGGCGTCGTCGAGATGGCACTCCGCGTGAACTACATGGCGTCGATCGCCTGGGCGTCGTTCGGGCTGATCTTCCTGCTCGCCTACCCGTACGACTCGCGCCTGCTCAGCCCGATGGTCCTGCTCGCCGCGCTGCCGTACTTCTGGATGCTCGGCAGCGACCTGCGGTACTGCGGCTACAAGCGCTCGGACGTATTCCGGATCTACGGCTTCAACCTCGTGCTCATGCCGGTGAACGTCGCCGGGGTGCTCAAGAGCGTCCAGCAGATGCTCACGGCGAAGAAGATCCCGTTCGCCCGCACGCCGAAGGTCCGCGACCGGACAGCGGCCCCGGCGCTCTACGTCCTCGCCCCGTACGCGATGGTGCTGTTCTCGGTGTTCACGTTCGCCCGCGACGCCCAGGCGCACAACTGGGGCAACGCGGCCTTCGCGGTGTTCAACGCGGTCCTCGCCTCGTACGCGATCGTCGCGTACATCGGTGTGTGGAACTCGGTCGTCGACGTCTGGATGTGGGCGACGGCGTGGATGTACTACGACCCGGAGGCGCGGCGCTCCCGTCGCGAGGCCCGGAAGGCCGCACGGAGCGAGCGGCGCCGGGCGCGCCGCGGGCTCGTGCCGGAGCCGGTGGTCGTGACCGAGGACTGGCGCGCGGTGCTGTACTTCGGTGACCGCGGCCGGACCCTGACCGAGCAGCACGTCGTCTCGACGGGCCCGCAGGCGGTCCGGTCGCCGCACACCGCGACGCCGGACAGTCGCCGGGCGGCCCGCGCCGCCGAGCAGGGCCCGGCCCGCGCCGATCAGGGCACCGCCCGCGCCGACGAGCGGAGCGCCGCCTGA
- a CDS encoding peptide deformylase, producing MTVRPIRLFGDPVLRSPADPVRIGADGVRELVQDLIDTVKEPGRAGVAAPQIGVGLRAFSYNVDGEVGYVLNPELVEVSGEPELMDEGCLSVPGLGYPTRRFPHAKVRGVDVDGNPVVLEGDGLMAEALQHECDHLDGTVYVMTLDPETRRQALRDIRAQDWFH from the coding sequence GTGACCGTCCGTCCCATCCGCCTGTTCGGCGACCCCGTCCTCCGTTCGCCCGCCGACCCGGTCCGCATCGGTGCCGACGGCGTCCGTGAACTCGTGCAGGACCTCATCGACACCGTCAAGGAGCCCGGGCGCGCCGGTGTCGCCGCCCCGCAGATCGGCGTGGGCCTCCGGGCGTTCTCGTACAACGTCGACGGTGAGGTCGGGTACGTGCTCAACCCGGAGCTCGTCGAGGTCTCCGGTGAACCCGAGCTGATGGACGAGGGCTGCCTGTCCGTGCCCGGCCTGGGCTACCCGACCAGGCGCTTCCCGCACGCGAAGGTCCGCGGCGTCGACGTCGACGGCAACCCTGTGGTGCTCGAGGGCGACGGCCTGATGGCCGAGGCGCTGCAGCACGAGTGCGACCACCTCGACGGCACCGTGTACGTCATGACGCTCGACCCGGAGACCCGCCGGCAGGCCCTGCGGGACATCCGGGCCCAGGACTGGTTCCACTGA